The DNA segment TCCTTGGTGTTGGCGTACGAATCATCGGTATTCGTATTGGGCACGTTGACGTACTGGGCGCCCACGGTGGGAAACTCCACCGACAGGGCCAGGGCCATGGTGGGTTTGTCCTTCACGTTCACCGCGTACAGCGGGTCGCTGGACAGGTTGATCGGCGGCGTGGTGACGGGAGCACCCGTTCCCATCGCCAGGAATGATGTGCCAAACGCGAAAAGGCCCACGAGGACGGCCACGGCCCCCAGGAATGGCTTGTTGATGAAGCCCCGCTGACGCAGGGAGGGCCGGTGGGATGGACTCTGGGAGTTCATGGCGGGCTCAGTTTCTGTAGACGATCTGCAGGACGCCCTGGGTGGAGGCACTAGGGCCGAATCCCATGGCGGTCACGCGGTAGATGTATTTGCGGTCCTTGGGCGCCGTGGTGCGGGCGCCCTCGGGGTCTTCCACCAATTCGATCACGTAGCGCGGCGGCGCGGCCGGCTGCAAACCGGCCTGCCCCGACGGAAAAGCACGGCCGGTGAACGTGCCGAAGGCCACTGATTGGGGATTCGTGGACGAGGCCAGATCCACCGTCAACCATGCGGGCGCGACGCCGGGCAGGGTGTAGCAAAGACCCAGGTTCTTGGCGCTTTGATCTCCCCCGCAACCCGGGAGGAACTTCGTGACGTCCGTGCTGCCCCGCTTGAAGACTTCCCCACGCTTGGTAACCGTGGCGGCATCGGGTTTGCCGAGGATGTCCAGCTCCGCATCGATAAGCGCTGCCTCCGCGGACTGCCACGCCACTTGCTTGTCGCGGTCGTTGCGGGTCGAGCGTTCGCCCATCATCGAGATCTGGATTCCCGCCACGCCCAGGATGGAGACCACCACCAGTATCAGCAGGACGACGATCAGCGACATGCCAGCCTCCGAGCGGCCACAGGGCGCGCCGCCTCGTGCGCGTATTTCAGGCTGATATCGGGACATCATCCAGGCTCCCGCTGGTTATTGCGCAAATGCACGGTGAAAGTGACCACCTGCCGCAGCCGGCCGTCGGCCGCGGGAGTGAACACGGTGCCGGGATCGTTGGTGGTATCGGCGAACATGCTGCCGATGGACCCTCCGCTCGACCCTTTGGCAGTGCCCAGGGGGTAGAAGGTCTGGGAGGTGCGGTCCACGGCCGAGTTCGGCGCGGCTCGCAGCACCATGCCGATCCGGATGCTGCGCACACGGCGCCAGTTTGCGGCCGACACCAGCGAATCCGACACCGTGATCTGATCGGCGCGCAGGAAACGGTCCTGAACGCTGTCCACCGTCGACGCGGCGGGCATGGTGGCATTGTTGGCGGGAATGCCGTCCACGCCGTAGAGCACCTGGAAATCCTCGACGCCGGATATCAGGGGAAGCGGGTCGGACCGCGAGAGATTTCCCGTCGCAGGATCGCGTGTCCAGGTCGTGCACATCAGTGCGGGCTCCCCGTCATTGCTGATCGCGACATGCAGCACGCTCGTCACCCGGTCATAGCGGTCTTTCGCACCCACCTGGGGGGTATTGCCGGAGCAGTCAATCATTCCCTTGTCCGTCTTGGTGGCATCGCTGTTGGATGTCGCCGGCTGGAACCGCAGCACGAGCACGTCGCTGCCGTATCCCAGACTGCCTGAAGTGCGGGCCGTACTGGCTTCGTACCAGTTGTCTGAAGATGCGCGCGCCTTGTTGTTGAAACCATAGACGAAGGTATTGGGCACCGCAGACGGATCAAGCCCGGTGGTGCTGGCGCTTTCATCGTAGGCTGCATGGAACAGATCGCGGTAGCCCGCCTGCACGCCCAGGCGCTGGACCATGTCTTCCACAAAACGGGCGTTGTCGCGCAGTTGCGATGCAGCGTCGACGTTGTTGAAGCCCTGCCGGGCGACCACGAGGCTCACGGCCGCGGCCAGCACGATCAGCAGGCTGATGACCATGGCGACCATCAGCTCTACGAGCGTCAGGCCGTTCTGCCGTAACCGGCGGGTCACGGGATGGGAAAAGCGAGTCATAGCGAAGGGGCCCCCATCGGGTTGCCGCTCGTGACGGGAAACACCACGTAGGGATAGCTGCCGGTGGCCGTGGCGGTTTCCACGCCATCGCTGGTAGCAGACGCGCGCAGCGTGGATTTGCGGGTCCAGCCGATCTTGATCACCGCGACCTCATCCACGCCGGCAGTTCCAGCAGTGCAGTTCCATTGCGGCATGCCGTTGCTGTCGTAGGGTGCCTTGTCGAAGCAGATGACCACCCGCGCGCCGGGCAGGGCAGCATCCAGCCGAGTAAGCCAATCGGTCAATTCCGCGCGCGCAACGGCCGTGCCATCAGCACAGGCGGACGACGACGCCACGCCCAGGCAGTAGCTGGGGGTCGCCGGGCTCAACGGGCTTTGCAGATTGATGAGGTACGGGTTCAAGCTGGCATCACTCTTGATGCCGATCTGGTTGTTGCCGCGCATCATCTCCGCCATTTCGCGGGCCAAGTTGGCTGCCTGGGCCTGCAGGCGGGCCTCGCGCGTCGATTGCAGCGCGAAGGCCTGCACCCCGACCAGCCCCAGGATTCCGAACGAAAGCACCACGATGGACACCAGGACCTCGATCAGGGTAAACCCCGACTCCCAATGCCGCGGCGATGCTCTTCCCGCCCGACTGCGCGAACGTAAGGAGTACAACAAACTGTTATCGGCCATGCCGGAATCTTAGGGCTGGTGCGTGTGCCTAGCGATGCCGTTCGGCAAGCCAACCCGACCAGTCAGCGCAAAATGCCGGGATGTCCACGCCTGTCGCCCCGGCCTCTCTCCCTACCGATTTCATGCAACTTGCGCTCCGGCTAGCAGAAGAAGGGCTCTACAGGACCTCCCCCAATCCCCGCGTGGGCTGTGTACTGGTCGATGCCCGCCAGCAGATCATCGGCCAGGGATCGACCCAGCGCGCCGGCGGGCCCCATGCAGAAGTGATGGCGTTGCGCGATGCCCGGGCACGCGGCCATGCCACCCAGGGCGCCATCGCCTACGTCACCCTGGAGCCCTGCTCCCACCACGGACGCACGGGGCCCTGCTGCGATGCGCTGGTCGAAGCTGGCATCGCCCGCGTGGTCGCCTCGCTGGGTGACCCCAACCCGCGAGTCGCCGGCCAGGGGTTCGAGCGCCTGCGCGCTGCGGGGGTCGAAGTGGAAGTCGGCCCGGGCGCAGAGGCCTCACGGGAGCTGAACATCGGCTTTCTCAGCCGCATGGTGCGGCGCATGCCCTGGGTGCGGCTGAAGTCCGCAGCGTCCCTGGACGGAATCACGGCACTGCCGGACGGGCAGAGCCAATGGATCACCTCCGCCGCGGCGCGGGCTGACGTGCATGCCTGGCGCGCGCGGGCCTGTGCGGTCCTCACGGGCGTGGGCACCGTGCTCGCGGACGATCCGCGGCTGGATGTGCGCGAGGTGCCCACCGAACGCCAGCCCTGGGTCGCGGTGCTCGACAGCCACTTGCGCACCCCGCCGGATGCCGCTTTGCTGCGAGCTCAAGCCCGTGACGTAGTGATCTATTGCGCGATCCGGGATGAATCGCGGGAGCGCGCGCTCTGCGCCTCCGGGGCGACCATCGTGCATCTGCCGGGTCCCGATGGGCGGGTTGCCTTGCGCGACGTGATGGCGGACCTCGCAGCGCGGGAGGCCAACGAGGTGCATGTTGAAGCAGGCGCCATCGCCAGCGGAGCGCTGTGCGCGGCCGGCCTGGTGGACGAAGTGCTGCTCTATCTCGCCCCCAAGCTCCTGGGGCAAGGAAGAGGCATCGCGCCATTTGGCCCCCTTCCGGACCTGGGACAGGCGCTCGGGCTCACCATCCGCTCGGTCGCCCAGGTCGGTCCGGACCTCCGGGTGTGCGCGAGGGTGGCAGGCCGGGAATCCGTGGCCTGAACCGCCGCGTTTCTCCGGGGCACACCGGACTACGGCTTGCGGGCGGCATCCACCTTGTCCGCCCCCACCCCCACCTCCCCCGCCACCTGCTGCGCCATCTCCAGATGCTGCTTCAGCTTCGGCAGCGTCTTCTGCGCAAACGCCTTCACTTCCGGATCACGCGCCTCCCGGGCACCCTTCTCGAAAAGCTCGACCGTGTCGCGGTGCGCCTGCAGCCCCATGGTCTCCATGTAGCGCTTGTCGAAGTCCGCGCCGTCGGCGGTGCCCAGCAGCTTGAGCTTGCCCTCCTGCACCAGCGACGGCCCTTCGGGCACGCGCACGTTCTTCCCGGCGGCGAGGGCGGCCAGTTCCTGGTTGGCCTTGGTGTGGTCATCCACCATCTGCTGCGCGAAGGCGCGCACCTTGGGGTTCTGGGCCTTCTGCAGCGCGAGCTGGCTGCTCTTGACCTCGGCATGGCCGTTGTGGGCGGCATCGTCCAGGAAGGACTTGTCGGCCCGCGTCAGGCGCGACGCCTGCCCTTCCGCGCCATCCACGGCCCGGGCGGCGCCGGCCCGGGGCTGCTCGTGGGTGGGGGACTGGGCCGGTGGCTGGGATTGTGCGGCCGCTCCGGCCGCGTATGCGACGCACGCCAGGGCGACGGACGCGGAAATCATCAGGTGGCGGTGGTTCATGGAATGCTCCTTCTTGCTGTGATGAAAGGGACAAGGAAAAGAAAAGGGAAAGTGAAGGGATGCCCGCGCTCACGCGGAAGGCCCGGCGCCCATCCAGGAAAAGCATCCCCAGCGCAGCCGCGAATCGCTCACGAGCCAGGCGCCCTGCCGGTACAGGCGGCCGGCCTGTGCCGGGTCGTCCACACGCACGGCCCACAGCGCACCGGACCGGTCCGCCCAGACCACGCGCGCATCGGCAGCGGCAAGGCGTCCCATGGCGTCGGCCGCGGAAATCCCCGGCCGGAACAGCACCATGACATCGCCGCCGCGGTCGCCCTGCGGCCACAGCGAGGCCAGCGCCGCGCCACCGACCAGCAGCACGGCGCCCAGCCAGCGACGCGCCCCACCGGGGCCGGAGCCCCGCACGGCCGGCTGCGCAACGGAACCGTTCTCGGGCATGAGGCGGCGGCCTTCACCGCCAGGGCCGCTTCCATGGCCACCGGACAGGTCTTTCAGCAGGCGCCAGCCGATGCACAGAGGCACCAGGCCGAACACCGCGAGCCAGCCGACGTCCCACGCCAGCGGTATTTCCGACGCGTCGCGCACGCGGTGCAGGCCCAGCAGCCAGTGCGACAGCACGGCGTCCAGCAGGTGCCAGAGCCCGAAACCGAGCAAGGCACTGCCGGCCAGGCGGCGGTCGGCGCCGGATGCGACGAGCAGGTCACGCGCCTTCCAGAGTCGCCACAGCCCGACGGCCGCGATGACATACATCAGGGCATGGAACAGCCCGTCCGCCAGGATCTGCGCGCGGATGTCCTCCAGCACAGGGGAACGCACGCGGCTCAGCAGGTGATGCCACTGCAGCACCTGGTGCAACAGGATGCCGTCGAAGAAGCCGCCCAGGCTGAAGCCGATGCAGCCACCGGCCCAGGCCAGCGGGCGCAGGCTGCGGCCTGGCGGCAAGGTGTCTTCACGCATCGTGCAGGCCGGCCGTACCAGTCAATGCTGGCGGCCGCGGTCGCGCGTCTCGCCGATCAGCGCCGCGCCCTGGCGGGAGGACGGCATGGGGCCTTCGGGCTGGTCACCGCCGTAGTCGAGCCCCCGGCCCCGCGCCGAGCCGGAGGAATCGACCGATGCGATCGGCCCGGTCTGCAGCCGGTCCGAATGCTGGTCGCCGGGGCGCTGGCGCTCGCGGTTGCCGTAGGTGCTCTCGTCGCCGCTGGCGCCGAACCGGCGCGCGCCTTCGCCGGTGGCGAGGTTCTCCGCACCGGCCGGGGTGGCGGCGGGACGAGGGTCGTCGCGCATGCCGTACTGGTCATAGTGGCCGGTGTCGCGCCGGCGCTCCTGCCCTGAAGCCGCGATCGCTTCGCGGGATGTTTCGGGCAAGTTCGGGTTGGAGGTGTCGTCAGGCTTCATGGGTGTTCTCCGGTGCGTCGGTCCGTCAGTGCGCGCGCTCGCGGTTCTGCGCGAGATAGCTGCGCACGGCCTCCGCCGAATTGCCGACGGCCTGCACGGCCCTGCGCAGTTCGTATTCATCGCAATTGAGCACGGAGGCCCAGTCGCGCACTTCGTAGTCTTCCGAGAGGTTGATGAGTCGCCGGTCCGCGCCACCCACCTTGGTCTTGTCGTCTGCCATGAAAATCTCCTCTGCAATGCATGTGCGATGCATCCATGCTGGGCGGCCCGCTGCAGCCTGGGCGTAGGACAAGCCCCGCCATCCCTGCTGGAACTGTCACAGCAGGTTTCCGGGGCGCACATCGCACTGGAAGGCCTCTTCCAGTTGCCGCAGGGCGCTGCGCTTGCGCGTGGGGCTTTCGGCGGCGGTGCAGTCCCCGGGCACCCAGACGTCGTAGCCGAGCATGCGTGCATCGGTGGCGCTCAGCATCACGCACATGTCCGCGGCCAGGCCGGCGACGATGACGCGCCGCGTCCCCATCTGCCGCAGCAGGTGCAGCAGCGGCGTGGACTGGAACGCGGAATGGCAGGGCTTGAGCAGGGTCAGGTCGCGCGGCCGGGGGGCCATGAGGCGGGCCAGTTCTCCCCGCGCTCCGGGCAATTGCCGGCAGGCTGCGAGCAGGTCGCTGAATTCGCTGTGCCACGTGCCGTAATTGTCATTGGCATAGATCACCGGCACGCGGCGGCTCTCCAGCCGCTCGCGCAGCCGCAGGGTGGCACGCGCGGCACGCAGGGCGCCCGGCAGGAGGTCATCGGCACCGGGAAAGTTCAGCGGATTGACCACGTCCACGAGGAGCAGCACATCCTGGTGGCGCGGCAGACGGGTTCGGCGGAGGGAGGCGGCGGAAGACACGGGTGGCAGGCATCGGGCAATGAAGATGCCGCCAAGGATTCACTGCCGCCCTGGACCGGCGCCGTAGGAAAGCTCCGAATCCGGCGCGCATCTGTATGGGCAGGGACTGCGTCCGTGTTGCCGCGCCCGGCCAGGGTCATTCCGTCTGCGCGCCCTGCGTCTTCTGGATGACGATGCTGCCGTCTGCTTCCAGGAAAGCCAGCCGTATCGCAGACTCGTCACAATCGGCCTCGCGCAGCGCTTTTTCCCAGTCGCTGCGCGATACCCGGTGGCGGCGCAGCGCATCACGGAAAACATGGCCGTCGCGCGCCACCAGCACGGCCTCGCCTTCCAGCACGGCCTCCACCGCGCGGCTGCGTGCGCTCAGGAACCCTGCGGCCGCGTTCAGCGCCATCAGCACTGCACACACCAGCAGGCCGCCGGGCAGGGAGTTGTCGCCCCCCGTCATCGAATTGCTGGCCGCCTCGCTGAGCAGCATGATCACCAGCAGGTCGAACGGGGTGAACTGCCCGACCGTCCGCTTGCCGGAAACCCGGAGCATGCACAGCAGGGCGAGATAGACGAGCACGCCGCGCAGCACCAGCTCCAGCCAATCCACGTCGAAATCCCACATGGAACCGATCCTCCTTGGGGGCGATCTTGGCAAGGAAGCCGCCGGCCTTCATCCTCCGGCCACGCCACGCCGCGTAGGACGCCACCGCCAGCTGCAGTGGGCGGCGCCTGCGCCTACAGGGTGGCCACGCCGGGGGAAATGTGCAGGAAGGCGGTTTGTCCGTATAGTCCGCCGGATGAGCAGCGAGAAGCCCCCCATCACCGGCCAGGAGCGCCCCTTCGTCGCGGAAGGCGCCCCGTCCGAAGTCGCCGAACACAAGGACGACATTTTTTTCGCGGCCATCGAAACCACGCGGATGCCGATGCTGGTCACCGATCCGCGCCAGCCCGACAACCCCATCGTGTTCTGCAACCGGGCCTTCGTCTCGATGACGGGCTACCAGCCGCAGGACATCCTCGGGCACAACTGCCGGTTCCTCCAGGGCCCTGCCACCGACCGCAACACGGTCGCGGCCCTGCGCGAAGCCATCGAGCAGCGGCGCGAGATTTCACTGGAGCTGCTCAACTACCGCAAGGACGGCTCCACGTTCTGGAATGCGCTGTTCATCTCGCCGGTCTATAACGCCCGCGGCGAACTGGTCTACTTCTTCGCCTCCCAGCTCGACGTGAGCCGGCGCCGCGACGCCGAGGAAGCGCTGTCGCAGGCGCAGAAGATGGAAGCGCTCGGCCAGTTGACCGGCGGCATCTCGCACGATTTCAACAACCTGCTGCAGGTCATGTCCGGCCACCTGGACGTGATGCGCGTGCGCAACCGCAGCCAGAAGCTCGCCCGCGAGGACATCGACCGCTCCATCGACAGCATCCGCAGCGCCGTCAGCAAGGCCTCCACGCTCACGCAGCAGTTGCTGGCGTTCTCGCGCAAGCAGAAGCTCCAGGGCCGGGTCGTCAGTTTGAACGCGATGGCCACGGGCATGGCTTCGCTGGCCGAACGCACCCTCGGCGAAGAAATCCAGATCGACTACGTGCTCGGTGAGGACGTACCCAACTGCGAACTGGACACCACACAGCTGGAAGTGGCGGTGCTCAACCTGCTGCTCAACTCCCGCGATGCCATGCCCAACGGGGGCCGCATCCGGGTCGAGACACGGGGCATCGAGCTGCACGCCCAGGACGGCCATGCCTTCTCCGGCCTTCCGCCGGGTCGCTATGCCACCCTGTCGGTCACCGACACCGGCTCGGGCATCCCTGCCGACATGGTGCCGCGCGTGATGGACCCGTTCTTCACCACCAAGGAAGAAGGCAAGGGCACGGGCCTGGGGCTGTCCATGGTGTACGGTTTCGCCAAGCAGTCGGGCGGTGCCGTCACGATCTATTCGGAAGTCGGCGTGGGCACCACGGTGCGCATGTACTTCCCCGCCGTGCACGGGCGCACGCACCCCGAGCTGGTGGAGTCGCTCGCCCCCCATGCACGCGGCGGCACGGAAACCGTGCTGGTCGTGGACGACCGCGTCGAGGTGGCCGACCTCGCCCAGGCCATGCTGGAAGGCCTGGGGTACACGGTCCACGTGGCCCACAGCGCGCACGCGGCCCTCAAGCTCGTTCGCTCGCTGGAGCCGTCCGCGCTGCCGCACCTGCTCTTCACCGACGTGGTGATGCCCGGTGGCCTGAACGGCTACGAACTGGCCCGCGAGATGCGCAAGACGGTGGCGGGCATCCATATCCTGCTGACCACCGGCTTCGACCGCGACATGGGCAGCCTTGCCAACGTCGCACCCAGCGAATTCGAGATCCTGAAGAAGCCATACCGCCTGGCGGATCTCGCACGCCGCGTGCGCATGGTGCTCGACGGCGCCACCGGCACCAAGACCTGAGCCCGCGGAGGCCGACACGGGATGCCGGCGCGCCGGTGTCCTGCAATCCAAAAAGGGGGTCGCCGCGTACAGGCCGGAACCAGGCGGGCCAACCGGCACGCCGCACGCCGGAGCCCCTCGCATGCTGCAGAACACCGCCACCGCCATCCGCCTCGTCGAACGGGGCCTGCTGCCCGACCGGCTCGTACGGCACGGCATCCGCCGGCTGCTGAAAGACCGGCTCGCCGAACTGCGCAGCGGCGACGGGGTGTCCGCGGCGGAGCAGACCCAGGCCTTCCTGGAGCGCATCCGTTCGGCGCCGCTGGCCCTGGTTCCGGAGAAAGCCAACGCGCAGCATTACGAGGTGCCTGCGGAATTTTTCGGCAAGGTGCTGGGGCCCCACCGCAAGTACAGCTGCTGCCTCTGGCCGGCCGGCACCACGACCCTGGAGCAGGCCGAGGAGGCCGCCCTCGCCGAGACCTGCGAGCATGCCGGCCTGCAGGACGGGCAGCGCATCCTGGAGCTGGGCTGCGGCTGGGGATCGCTGACGCTGTGGATGGCCGCGCGGTATCCGGCCAGCGCGATCACGGCCATTTCCAATTCGCACTCCCAGCGCCAGTACATCGAGGCCGCAGCCGCGCGCCGCGGACTGCGCAATGTGCGCGTGCAGACCTGCGACTTCAACGTCTTCGACACCCCGGAGCGCTTCGACCGGATCGTGTCGGTGGAAATGTTCGAGCACCTGCGCAACTGGCCCCGCGCTTTCTCGCACGTGGCACGCTGGCTGGCCGACGACGGCCGCTTCTTCATGCACGTGTTCACCCACCGGGAGGCGCCCTACCCGTTCGTCGCCCGGGACGCCAGCGACTGGATGAGCGAGCACTTCTTCTCGGGCGGCATGATGCCCAGCGACGATCTGGCCCTGCACTGCCAGGACGACCTGCGCGTCGCGCGGCGCTGGCGATGGGACGGCACCCACTACGCGAAGACATCGCGGGCGTGGCTGGACAACATGGACGCGCACCACGCGGAGCTCCAGCCGCTGTTCAAGCAGGTGTATGGCCATGAGGCAGAGACCTGGTGGACGCGCTGGCGGCTCTTCTTCCTGGCCGTCGAGGAACTCTTCGCCTACGGCGAAGGCCAGCAGTGGTGGGTCAGCCACTACCTGTTCGACAAGCGGCCCGCGCAGGGCGCGGCCTGACAGGGCAGGAGGCCGGCATGGCGGATTTCCTTGGCACGGACGCCTGGCAGGCCGCGCTGGGCGGCCTGGCATGGACCATCGCCGCGGCGCTGGCCACCTGGGCC comes from the Paracidovorax avenae ATCC 19860 genome and includes:
- a CDS encoding DUF2243 domain-containing protein — protein: MREDTLPPGRSLRPLAWAGGCIGFSLGGFFDGILLHQVLQWHHLLSRVRSPVLEDIRAQILADGLFHALMYVIAAVGLWRLWKARDLLVASGADRRLAGSALLGFGLWHLLDAVLSHWLLGLHRVRDASEIPLAWDVGWLAVFGLVPLCIGWRLLKDLSGGHGSGPGGEGRRLMPENGSVAQPAVRGSGPGGARRWLGAVLLVGGAALASLWPQGDRGGDVMVLFRPGISAADAMGRLAAADARVVWADRSGALWAVRVDDPAQAGRLYRQGAWLVSDSRLRWGCFSWMGAGPSA
- a CDS encoding SAM-dependent methyltransferase, which produces MLQNTATAIRLVERGLLPDRLVRHGIRRLLKDRLAELRSGDGVSAAEQTQAFLERIRSAPLALVPEKANAQHYEVPAEFFGKVLGPHRKYSCCLWPAGTTTLEQAEEAALAETCEHAGLQDGQRILELGCGWGSLTLWMAARYPASAITAISNSHSQRQYIEAAAARRGLRNVRVQTCDFNVFDTPERFDRIVSVEMFEHLRNWPRAFSHVARWLADDGRFFMHVFTHREAPYPFVARDASDWMSEHFFSGGMMPSDDLALHCQDDLRVARRWRWDGTHYAKTSRAWLDNMDAHHAELQPLFKQVYGHEAETWWTRWRLFFLAVEELFAYGEGQQWWVSHYLFDKRPAQGAA
- the pilV gene encoding type IV pilus modification protein PilV, with amino-acid sequence MADNSLLYSLRSRSRAGRASPRHWESGFTLIEVLVSIVVLSFGILGLVGVQAFALQSTREARLQAQAANLAREMAEMMRGNNQIGIKSDASLNPYLINLQSPLSPATPSYCLGVASSSACADGTAVARAELTDWLTRLDAALPGARVVICFDKAPYDSNGMPQWNCTAGTAGVDEVAVIKIGWTRKSTLRASATSDGVETATATGSYPYVVFPVTSGNPMGAPSL
- a CDS encoding pilus assembly PilX family protein, which translates into the protein MSLIVVLLILVVVSILGVAGIQISMMGERSTRNDRDKQVAWQSAEAALIDAELDILGKPDAATVTKRGEVFKRGSTDVTKFLPGCGGDQSAKNLGLCYTLPGVAPAWLTVDLASSTNPQSVAFGTFTGRAFPSGQAGLQPAAPPRYVIELVEDPEGARTTAPKDRKYIYRVTAMGFGPSASTQGVLQIVYRN
- a CDS encoding cysteine hydrolase family protein, whose translation is MLLLVDVVNPLNFPGADDLLPGALRAARATLRLRERLESRRVPVIYANDNYGTWHSEFSDLLAACRQLPGARGELARLMAPRPRDLTLLKPCHSAFQSTPLLHLLRQMGTRRVIVAGLAADMCVMLSATDARMLGYDVWVPGDCTAAESPTRKRSALRQLEEAFQCDVRPGNLL
- a CDS encoding PilW family protein, whose translation is MTRFSHPVTRRLRQNGLTLVELMVAMVISLLIVLAAAVSLVVARQGFNNVDAASQLRDNARFVEDMVQRLGVQAGYRDLFHAAYDESASTTGLDPSAVPNTFVYGFNNKARASSDNWYEASTARTSGSLGYGSDVLVLRFQPATSNSDATKTDKGMIDCSGNTPQVGAKDRYDRVTSVLHVAISNDGEPALMCTTWTRDPATGNLSRSDPLPLISGVEDFQVLYGVDGIPANNATMPAASTVDSVQDRFLRADQITVSDSLVSAANWRRVRSIRIGMVLRAAPNSAVDRTSQTFYPLGTAKGSSGGSIGSMFADTTNDPGTVFTPAADGRLRQVVTFTVHLRNNQREPG
- the ribD gene encoding bifunctional diaminohydroxyphosphoribosylaminopyrimidine deaminase/5-amino-6-(5-phosphoribosylamino)uracil reductase RibD, translating into MSTPVAPASLPTDFMQLALRLAEEGLYRTSPNPRVGCVLVDARQQIIGQGSTQRAGGPHAEVMALRDARARGHATQGAIAYVTLEPCSHHGRTGPCCDALVEAGIARVVASLGDPNPRVAGQGFERLRAAGVEVEVGPGAEASRELNIGFLSRMVRRMPWVRLKSAASLDGITALPDGQSQWITSAAARADVHAWRARACAVLTGVGTVLADDPRLDVREVPTERQPWVAVLDSHLRTPPDAALLRAQARDVVIYCAIRDESRERALCASGATIVHLPGPDGRVALRDVMADLAAREANEVHVEAGAIASGALCAAGLVDEVLLYLAPKLLGQGRGIAPFGPLPDLGQALGLTIRSVAQVGPDLRVCARVAGRESVA
- a CDS encoding hybrid sensor histidine kinase/response regulator; this encodes MSSEKPPITGQERPFVAEGAPSEVAEHKDDIFFAAIETTRMPMLVTDPRQPDNPIVFCNRAFVSMTGYQPQDILGHNCRFLQGPATDRNTVAALREAIEQRREISLELLNYRKDGSTFWNALFISPVYNARGELVYFFASQLDVSRRRDAEEALSQAQKMEALGQLTGGISHDFNNLLQVMSGHLDVMRVRNRSQKLAREDIDRSIDSIRSAVSKASTLTQQLLAFSRKQKLQGRVVSLNAMATGMASLAERTLGEEIQIDYVLGEDVPNCELDTTQLEVAVLNLLLNSRDAMPNGGRIRVETRGIELHAQDGHAFSGLPPGRYATLSVTDTGSGIPADMVPRVMDPFFTTKEEGKGTGLGLSMVYGFAKQSGGAVTIYSEVGVGTTVRMYFPAVHGRTHPELVESLAPHARGGTETVLVVDDRVEVADLAQAMLEGLGYTVHVAHSAHAALKLVRSLEPSALPHLLFTDVVMPGGLNGYELAREMRKTVAGIHILLTTGFDRDMGSLANVAPSEFEILKKPYRLADLARRVRMVLDGATGTKT
- a CDS encoding DUF3606 domain-containing protein, with translation MADDKTKVGGADRRLINLSEDYEVRDWASVLNCDEYELRRAVQAVGNSAEAVRSYLAQNRERAH
- a CDS encoding DUF4142 domain-containing protein, yielding MNHRHLMISASVALACVAYAAGAAAQSQPPAQSPTHEQPRAGAARAVDGAEGQASRLTRADKSFLDDAAHNGHAEVKSSQLALQKAQNPKVRAFAQQMVDDHTKANQELAALAAGKNVRVPEGPSLVQEGKLKLLGTADGADFDKRYMETMGLQAHRDTVELFEKGAREARDPEVKAFAQKTLPKLKQHLEMAQQVAGEVGVGADKVDAARKP
- a CDS encoding DUF421 domain-containing protein yields the protein MWDFDVDWLELVLRGVLVYLALLCMLRVSGKRTVGQFTPFDLLVIMLLSEAASNSMTGGDNSLPGGLLVCAVLMALNAAAGFLSARSRAVEAVLEGEAVLVARDGHVFRDALRRHRVSRSDWEKALREADCDESAIRLAFLEADGSIVIQKTQGAQTE